The window TGGTAGGTACAGAGAGTTTCAATCCCCGGTGGGCTAGGAAATACGAGAGTAGAAAAAAAATACTGATAACAGGATAGGCTAAAAGTGGGATACTCCAGAGTTGGAAATTGAGGGAGGAGTTTTGCAGAGAACGAAACACGAGGCACGGAAAGGTCACATACAGTACTAGTTTGTTGAGTAATGTGGCGGAATCTCTGGGGAGCAATCGTCCCAGGCGTAGGGAAAAACCCAGGGCGATCATGATGAACATGGCTATAAGGATTTGGTACATAGTTCCTTTTGGACCTCGTTACGCAAGGTCCCGATTCCCTCGATTTTGACTTCCACCACATCGCCTGGGTGGAGTGGTCCGACTCCAGAAGGAGTACCGGTGGCAATCACGTCTCCTGGAAGAAGCGTCATAACCTGGGAAATGAACGACACCAGTTCCCAGGCGGAAAACAAAAGTTTACAGGTGTTTGAGCACTGCCTGAGGTCACCATTGAGATAACACTGAACGGTGGCATTGTGGGGATCGAGATCCGTTTCAATCCAGGGTCCGAGAGGGGAGAAAGTATCAAACGATTTGGCACGGGTCCACTGACCATCTTTTCTCTGGAGATCCCGGGCGGTAACGTCGTTAAAGCAAGTGTATCCCAAAATATACTCTGGAACTTCCTCTTTCGGTACGTGGCGAGCACGTTTTTTAATCACGACCGCTAATTCTGCCTCGTAATCGACCTGTTTTGAGCTTTCGGGAAGAATGATTGGGTCTCCAGGACCGATTACTGAACTTGATGGTTTGATGAAGATGATGGGATTTTCTGGTACGGGATGACCAAATTCCGCAATGTGG of the Atribacterota bacterium genome contains:
- a CDS encoding fumarylacetoacetate hydrolase family protein, producing MKILRFLHPEKRTPCWGFLYENEMVAEIRNPFHSLCQPSGQHFPLAQLRLLSPTRPTKIVAVGLNYQDHIAEFGHPVPENPIIFIKPSSSVIGPGDPIILPESSKQVDYEAELAVVIKKRARHVPKEEVPEYILGYTCFNDVTARDLQRKDGQWTRAKSFDTFSPLGPWIETDLDPHNATVQCYLNGDLRQCSNTCKLLFSAWELVSFISQVMTLLPGDVIATGTPSGVGPLHPGDVVEVKIEGIGTLRNEVQKELCTKSL